In one Sebastes umbrosus isolate fSebUmb1 chromosome 13, fSebUmb1.pri, whole genome shotgun sequence genomic region, the following are encoded:
- the LOC119500909 gene encoding keratin-associated protein 5-5-like isoform X26 gives MSGEYSFRVLGTCCRGLETSCRGLRTSCRGLGTSCRGLGTSCRGLWTSCGGLGTNCRGLVTSCRGLVTSCRGLWTSCRGLRTSCRGLRTSCGGLGTNCRGLVTSCGGLVTSCRGLGTSCRGLRTSCRGLRTSCGGLGTNCRGLVTSCRGLRTSCGGLWTSCGGLGTNCRGLRTSCGGLVTSCRGLWTSCGGLGTNCRGLVTSCRGLRTSCGGLVTSCRGLVTSCRGLWTSCGGLGTNCRGLVTSCRGLWTSCKCLGTSCKCFGTSFRVLRTSCRGLGTSCKGPGSSFSGLGTSCRILLTSCRSLGTSCRGLGTSCRILLTSYRDLGISYRGLNSETDDPDNDFMKYYK, from the exons ATGTCTGGGGAGTATAGTTTCAGAGTTCTGGGGACTTGTTGTAGAGGCCTTGAgactagttgtagaggtctgaggactagttgtagaggtctggggactagttgcagaggtctggggactagttgcagAG GTCTGTGGACTAGTTGTGGAGGTCTGGGGACTAATTGCAGAGGTCTGGTGACTAGTTGCAGAGGTCTGGTGACTAGTTGCAGAGGTCTGTGGACTAGTTGCAGAG GTCTGAGGACTAGTTGCAGAGGTCTGAGGACTAGTTGTGGAGGTCTGGGGACTAATTGCAGAGGTCTGGTGACTAGTTGTGGAGGTCTGGTGACTAGTtgcagaggtctggggactagttgcagag GTCTGAGGACTAGTTGCAGAGGTCTGAGGACTAGTTGTGGAGGTCTGGGGACTAATTGCAGAGGTCTGGTGACTAGTTGCAGAGGTCTGAGGACTAGTTGTGGAGGTCTGTGGACTAGTTGTGGAGGTCTGGGGACTAATTGCAGAGGTCTGAGGACTAGTTGTGGAGGTCTGGTGACTAGTTGCAGAGGTCTGTGGACTAGTTGTGGAGGTCTGGGGACTAATTGCAGAGGTCTGGTGACTAGTTGCAGAGGTCTGAGGACTAGTTGTGGAGGTCTGGTGACTAGTTGCAGAGGTCTGGTGACTAGTTGCAGAGGTCTGTGGACTAGTTGTGGAGGTCTGGGGACTAATTGCAGAGGTCTGGTGACTAGTTGCAGAGGTCTGTGGACTAGTTGCAAATGTCTTGGGACTAGTTGCAAATGTTTTGGGACTAGTTTCAGAGTTCTGCGGACTAGTTGTAGAGGCCTGGGAACTAGTTGCAAAGGTCCGGGGAGTAGTTTCAGtggtctggggactagttgtagaATTTTGTTGACTAGTTGCAGAAGTCTGGGGACCAGTTGTAGAGGTCTGGGGACGAGTTGCAGAATTCTGTTGACTAGCTACAGAGATCTAGGGATCAGTTACAGAGGTCTGAATTCTGAAACAGACGACCCTGACAATGattttatgaaatattataaatga
- the LOC119500909 gene encoding keratin-associated protein 5-1-like isoform X6 has protein sequence MSGEYSFRVLGTCCRGLETSCRGLRTSCRGLGTSCRGLGTSCRGLRTSCGGLGTNCRGLRTSCRGLRTSCGGLWTSCGGLGTNCRGLRTSCGGLRTSCGGLVTSCRGLWTSCGGLGTNCRGLVTSCRGLVTSCRGLWTSCRGLGTSCRGLRTSCRGLRTSCGGLGTNCRGLVTSCGGLVTSCRGLGTSCRGLRTSCGGLGTNCRGLVTSCRGLRTSCGGLWTSCGGLGTNCRGLRTSCGGLVTSCRGLWTSCGGLGTNCRGLVTSCRGLRTSCGGLVTSCRGLVTSCRGLWTSCGGLGTNCRGLVTSCRGLWTSCKCLGTSCKCFGTSFRVLRTSCRGLGTSCKGPGSSFSGLGTSCRILLTSCRSLGTSCRGLGTSCRILLTSYRDLGISYRGLNSETDDPDNDFMKYYK, from the exons ATGTCTGGGGAGTATAGTTTCAGAGTTCTGGGGACTTGTTGTAGAGGCCTTGAgactagttgtagaggtctgaggactagttgtagaggtctggggactagttgcagaggtctggggactagttgcagAG GTCTGAGGACTAGTTGTGGAGGTCTGGGGACTAATTGCAGAGGTCTGAGGACTAGTTGCAGAGGTCTGAGGACTAGTTGTGGAGGTCTGTGGACTAGTTGTGGAGGTCTGGGGACTAATTGCAGAGGTCTGAGGACTAGTTGTGGAGGTCTGAGGACTAGTTGTGGAGGTCTGGTGACTAGTTGCAGAGGTCTGTGGACTAGTTGTGGAGGTCTGGGGACTAATTGCAGAGGTCTGGTGACTAGTTGCAGAGGTCTGGTGACTAGTTGCAGAGGTCTGTGGACTAGTTGCAGAG gtctggggactagttgcagag GTCTGAGGACTAGTTGCAGAGGTCTGAGGACTAGTTGTGGAGGTCTGGGGACTAATTGCAGAGGTCTGGTGACTAGTTGTGGAGGTCTGGTGACTAGTtgcagaggtctggggactagttgcagag GTCTGAGGACTAGTTGTGGAGGTCTGGGGACTAATTGCAGAGGTCTGGTGACTAGTTGCAGAGGTCTGAGGACTAGTTGTGGAGGTCTGTGGACTAGTTGTGGAGGTCTGGGGACTAATTGCAGAGGTCTGAGGACTAGTTGTGGAGGTCTGGTGACTAGTTGCAGAGGTCTGTGGACTAGTTGTGGAGGTCTGGGGACTAATTGCAGAGGTCTGGTGACTAGTTGCAGAGGTCTGAGGACTAGTTGTGGAGGTCTGGTGACTAGTTGCAGAGGTCTGGTGACTAGTTGCAGAGGTCTGTGGACTAGTTGTGGAGGTCTGGGGACTAATTGCAGAGGTCTGGTGACTAGTTGCAGAGGTCTGTGGACTAGTTGCAAATGTCTTGGGACTAGTTGCAAATGTTTTGGGACTAGTTTCAGAGTTCTGCGGACTAGTTGTAGAGGCCTGGGAACTAGTTGCAAAGGTCCGGGGAGTAGTTTCAGtggtctggggactagttgtagaATTTTGTTGACTAGTTGCAGAAGTCTGGGGACCAGTTGTAGAGGTCTGGGGACGAGTTGCAGAATTCTGTTGACTAGCTACAGAGATCTAGGGATCAGTTACAGAGGTCTGAATTCTGAAACAGACGACCCTGACAATGattttatgaaatattataaatga
- the LOC119500909 gene encoding keratin-associated protein 5-5-like isoform X12 — MSGEYSFRVLGTCCRGLETSCRGLRTSCRGLGTSCRGLGTSCRGLRTSCGGLGTNCRGLRTSCRGLRTSCGGLWTSCGGLGTNCRGLRTSCGGLRTSCGGLVTSCRGLWTSCGGLGTNCRGLVTSCRGLVTSCRGLWTSCRGLRTSCRGLRTSCGGLGTNCRGLRTSCRGLRTSCGGLGTNCRGLVTSCRGLRTSCGGLWTSCGGLGTNCRGLRTSCGGLVTSCRGLWTSCGGLGTNCRGLVTSCRGLRTSCGGLVTSCRGLVTSCRGLWTSCGGLGTNCRGLVTSCRGLWTSCKCLGTSCKCFGTSFRVLRTSCRGLGTSCKGPGSSFSGLGTSCRILLTSCRSLGTSCRGLGTSCRILLTSYRDLGISYRGLNSETDDPDNDFMKYYK; from the exons ATGTCTGGGGAGTATAGTTTCAGAGTTCTGGGGACTTGTTGTAGAGGCCTTGAgactagttgtagaggtctgaggactagttgtagaggtctggggactagttgcagaggtctggggactagttgcagAG GTCTGAGGACTAGTTGTGGAGGTCTGGGGACTAATTGCAGAGGTCTGAGGACTAGTTGCAGAGGTCTGAGGACTAGTTGTGGAGGTCTGTGGACTAGTTGTGGAGGTCTGGGGACTAATTGCAGAGGTCTGAGGACTAGTTGTGGAGGTCTGAGGACTAGTTGTGGAGGTCTGGTGACTAGTTGCAGAGGTCTGTGGACTAGTTGTGGAGGTCTGGGGACTAATTGCAGAGGTCTGGTGACTAGTTGCAGAGGTCTGGTGACTAGTTGCAGAGGTCTGTGGACTAGTTGCAGAG GTCTGAGGACTAGTTGCAGAGGTCTGAGGACTAGTTGTGGAGGTCTGGGGACTAATTGCAGAG GTCTGAGGACTAGTTGCAGAGGTCTGAGGACTAGTTGTGGAGGTCTGGGGACTAATTGCAGAGGTCTGGTGACTAGTTGCAGAGGTCTGAGGACTAGTTGTGGAGGTCTGTGGACTAGTTGTGGAGGTCTGGGGACTAATTGCAGAGGTCTGAGGACTAGTTGTGGAGGTCTGGTGACTAGTTGCAGAGGTCTGTGGACTAGTTGTGGAGGTCTGGGGACTAATTGCAGAGGTCTGGTGACTAGTTGCAGAGGTCTGAGGACTAGTTGTGGAGGTCTGGTGACTAGTTGCAGAGGTCTGGTGACTAGTTGCAGAGGTCTGTGGACTAGTTGTGGAGGTCTGGGGACTAATTGCAGAGGTCTGGTGACTAGTTGCAGAGGTCTGTGGACTAGTTGCAAATGTCTTGGGACTAGTTGCAAATGTTTTGGGACTAGTTTCAGAGTTCTGCGGACTAGTTGTAGAGGCCTGGGAACTAGTTGCAAAGGTCCGGGGAGTAGTTTCAGtggtctggggactagttgtagaATTTTGTTGACTAGTTGCAGAAGTCTGGGGACCAGTTGTAGAGGTCTGGGGACGAGTTGCAGAATTCTGTTGACTAGCTACAGAGATCTAGGGATCAGTTACAGAGGTCTGAATTCTGAAACAGACGACCCTGACAATGattttatgaaatattataaatga
- the LOC119500909 gene encoding keratin-associated protein 5-1-like isoform X2: protein MSGEYSFRVLGTCCRGLETSCRGLRTSCRGLGTSCRGLRTSCRGLRTSCGGLGTNCRGLRTSCRGLRTSCGGLWTSCGGLGTNCRGLRTSCGGLRTSCGGLVTSCRGLWTSCGGLGTNCRGLVTSCRGLVTSCRGLWTSCRGLGTSCRGLRTSCRGLRTSCGGLGTNCRGLVTSCGGLVTSCRGLGTSCRGLRTSCRGLRTSCGGLGTNCRGLVTSCRGLRTSCGGLWTSCGGLGTNCRGLRTSCGGLVTSCRGLWTSCGGLGTNCRGLVTSCRGLRTSCGGLVTSCRGLVTSCRGLWTSCGGLGTNCRGLVTSCRGLWTSCKCLGTSCKCFGTSFRVLRTSCRGLGTSCKGPGSSFSGLGTSCRILLTSCRSLGTSCRGLGTSCRILLTSYRDLGISYRGLNSETDDPDNDFMKYYK, encoded by the exons ATGTCTGGGGAGTATAGTTTCAGAGTTCTGGGGACTTGTTGTAGAGGCCTTGAgactagttgtagaggtctgaggactagttgtagaggtctggggactagttgcagag GTCTGAGGACTAGTTGCAGAGGTCTGAGGACTAGTTGTGGAGGTCTGGGGACTAATTGCAGAGGTCTGAGGACTAGTTGCAGAGGTCTGAGGACTAGTTGTGGAGGTCTGTGGACTAGTTGTGGAGGTCTGGGGACTAATTGCAGAGGTCTGAGGACTAGTTGTGGAGGTCTGAGGACTAGTTGTGGAGGTCTGGTGACTAGTTGCAGAGGTCTGTGGACTAGTTGTGGAGGTCTGGGGACTAATTGCAGAGGTCTGGTGACTAGTTGCAGAGGTCTGGTGACTAGTTGCAGAGGTCTGTGGACTAGTTGCAGAG gtctggggactagttgcagag GTCTGAGGACTAGTTGCAGAGGTCTGAGGACTAGTTGTGGAGGTCTGGGGACTAATTGCAGAGGTCTGGTGACTAGTTGTGGAGGTCTGGTGACTAGTtgcagaggtctggggactagttgcagag GTCTGAGGACTAGTTGCAGAGGTCTGAGGACTAGTTGTGGAGGTCTGGGGACTAATTGCAGAGGTCTGGTGACTAGTTGCAGAGGTCTGAGGACTAGTTGTGGAGGTCTGTGGACTAGTTGTGGAGGTCTGGGGACTAATTGCAGAGGTCTGAGGACTAGTTGTGGAGGTCTGGTGACTAGTTGCAGAGGTCTGTGGACTAGTTGTGGAGGTCTGGGGACTAATTGCAGAGGTCTGGTGACTAGTTGCAGAGGTCTGAGGACTAGTTGTGGAGGTCTGGTGACTAGTTGCAGAGGTCTGGTGACTAGTTGCAGAGGTCTGTGGACTAGTTGTGGAGGTCTGGGGACTAATTGCAGAGGTCTGGTGACTAGTTGCAGAGGTCTGTGGACTAGTTGCAAATGTCTTGGGACTAGTTGCAAATGTTTTGGGACTAGTTTCAGAGTTCTGCGGACTAGTTGTAGAGGCCTGGGAACTAGTTGCAAAGGTCCGGGGAGTAGTTTCAGtggtctggggactagttgtagaATTTTGTTGACTAGTTGCAGAAGTCTGGGGACCAGTTGTAGAGGTCTGGGGACGAGTTGCAGAATTCTGTTGACTAGCTACAGAGATCTAGGGATCAGTTACAGAGGTCTGAATTCTGAAACAGACGACCCTGACAATGattttatgaaatattataaatga
- the LOC119500909 gene encoding keratin-associated protein 5-5-like isoform X18, translating into MSGEYSFRVLGTCCRGLETSCRGLRTSCRGLGTSCRGLGTSCRGLGTNCRGLRTSCGGLRTSCGGLVTSCRGLWTSCGGLGTNCRGLVTSCRGLVTSCRGLWTSCRGLGTSCRGLRTSCRGLRTSCGGLGTNCRGLVTSCGGLVTSCRGLGTSCRGLRTSCRGLRTSCGGLGTNCRGLVTSCRGLRTSCGGLWTSCGGLGTNCRGLRTSCGGLVTSCRGLWTSCGGLGTNCRGLVTSCRGLRTSCGGLVTSCRGLVTSCRGLWTSCGGLGTNCRGLVTSCRGLWTSCKCLGTSCKCFGTSFRVLRTSCRGLGTSCKGPGSSFSGLGTSCRILLTSCRSLGTSCRGLGTSCRILLTSYRDLGISYRGLNSETDDPDNDFMKYYK; encoded by the exons ATGTCTGGGGAGTATAGTTTCAGAGTTCTGGGGACTTGTTGTAGAGGCCTTGAgactagttgtagaggtctgaggactagttgtagaggtctggggactagttgcagaggtctggggactagttgcagAG GTCTGGGGACTAATTGCAGAGGTCTGAGGACTAGTTGTGGAGGTCTGAGGACTAGTTGTGGAGGTCTGGTGACTAGTTGCAGAGGTCTGTGGACTAGTTGTGGAGGTCTGGGGACTAATTGCAGAGGTCTGGTGACTAGTTGCAGAGGTCTGGTGACTAGTTGCAGAGGTCTGTGGACTAGTTGCAGAG gtctggggactagttgcagag GTCTGAGGACTAGTTGCAGAGGTCTGAGGACTAGTTGTGGAGGTCTGGGGACTAATTGCAGAGGTCTGGTGACTAGTTGTGGAGGTCTGGTGACTAGTtgcagaggtctggggactagttgcagag GTCTGAGGACTAGTTGCAGAGGTCTGAGGACTAGTTGTGGAGGTCTGGGGACTAATTGCAGAGGTCTGGTGACTAGTTGCAGAGGTCTGAGGACTAGTTGTGGAGGTCTGTGGACTAGTTGTGGAGGTCTGGGGACTAATTGCAGAGGTCTGAGGACTAGTTGTGGAGGTCTGGTGACTAGTTGCAGAGGTCTGTGGACTAGTTGTGGAGGTCTGGGGACTAATTGCAGAGGTCTGGTGACTAGTTGCAGAGGTCTGAGGACTAGTTGTGGAGGTCTGGTGACTAGTTGCAGAGGTCTGGTGACTAGTTGCAGAGGTCTGTGGACTAGTTGTGGAGGTCTGGGGACTAATTGCAGAGGTCTGGTGACTAGTTGCAGAGGTCTGTGGACTAGTTGCAAATGTCTTGGGACTAGTTGCAAATGTTTTGGGACTAGTTTCAGAGTTCTGCGGACTAGTTGTAGAGGCCTGGGAACTAGTTGCAAAGGTCCGGGGAGTAGTTTCAGtggtctggggactagttgtagaATTTTGTTGACTAGTTGCAGAAGTCTGGGGACCAGTTGTAGAGGTCTGGGGACGAGTTGCAGAATTCTGTTGACTAGCTACAGAGATCTAGGGATCAGTTACAGAGGTCTGAATTCTGAAACAGACGACCCTGACAATGattttatgaaatattataaatga
- the LOC119500909 gene encoding keratin-associated protein 5-1-like isoform X8 — translation MSGEYSFRVLGTCCRGLETSCRGLRTSCRGLGTSCRGLGTNCRGLRTSCRGLRTSCGGLWTSCGGLGTNCRGLRTSCGGLRTSCGGLVTSCRGLWTSCGGLGTNCRGLVTSCRGLVTSCRGLWTSCRGLGTSCRGLRTSCRGLRTSCGGLGTNCRGLVTSCGGLVTSCRGLGTSCRGLRTSCRGLRTSCGGLGTNCRGLVTSCRGLRTSCGGLWTSCGGLGTNCRGLRTSCGGLVTSCRGLWTSCGGLGTNCRGLVTSCRGLRTSCGGLVTSCRGLVTSCRGLWTSCGGLGTNCRGLVTSCRGLWTSCKCLGTSCKCFGTSFRVLRTSCRGLGTSCKGPGSSFSGLGTSCRILLTSCRSLGTSCRGLGTSCRILLTSYRDLGISYRGLNSETDDPDNDFMKYYK, via the exons ATGTCTGGGGAGTATAGTTTCAGAGTTCTGGGGACTTGTTGTAGAGGCCTTGAgactagttgtagaggtctgaggactagttgtagaggtctggggactagttgcagag GTCTGGGGACTAATTGCAGAGGTCTGAGGACTAGTTGCAGAGGTCTGAGGACTAGTTGTGGAGGTCTGTGGACTAGTTGTGGAGGTCTGGGGACTAATTGCAGAGGTCTGAGGACTAGTTGTGGAGGTCTGAGGACTAGTTGTGGAGGTCTGGTGACTAGTTGCAGAGGTCTGTGGACTAGTTGTGGAGGTCTGGGGACTAATTGCAGAGGTCTGGTGACTAGTTGCAGAGGTCTGGTGACTAGTTGCAGAGGTCTGTGGACTAGTTGCAGAG gtctggggactagttgcagag GTCTGAGGACTAGTTGCAGAGGTCTGAGGACTAGTTGTGGAGGTCTGGGGACTAATTGCAGAGGTCTGGTGACTAGTTGTGGAGGTCTGGTGACTAGTtgcagaggtctggggactagttgcagag GTCTGAGGACTAGTTGCAGAGGTCTGAGGACTAGTTGTGGAGGTCTGGGGACTAATTGCAGAGGTCTGGTGACTAGTTGCAGAGGTCTGAGGACTAGTTGTGGAGGTCTGTGGACTAGTTGTGGAGGTCTGGGGACTAATTGCAGAGGTCTGAGGACTAGTTGTGGAGGTCTGGTGACTAGTTGCAGAGGTCTGTGGACTAGTTGTGGAGGTCTGGGGACTAATTGCAGAGGTCTGGTGACTAGTTGCAGAGGTCTGAGGACTAGTTGTGGAGGTCTGGTGACTAGTTGCAGAGGTCTGGTGACTAGTTGCAGAGGTCTGTGGACTAGTTGTGGAGGTCTGGGGACTAATTGCAGAGGTCTGGTGACTAGTTGCAGAGGTCTGTGGACTAGTTGCAAATGTCTTGGGACTAGTTGCAAATGTTTTGGGACTAGTTTCAGAGTTCTGCGGACTAGTTGTAGAGGCCTGGGAACTAGTTGCAAAGGTCCGGGGAGTAGTTTCAGtggtctggggactagttgtagaATTTTGTTGACTAGTTGCAGAAGTCTGGGGACCAGTTGTAGAGGTCTGGGGACGAGTTGCAGAATTCTGTTGACTAGCTACAGAGATCTAGGGATCAGTTACAGAGGTCTGAATTCTGAAACAGACGACCCTGACAATGattttatgaaatattataaatga
- the LOC119500909 gene encoding keratin-associated protein 5-1-like isoform X1 translates to MSGEYSFRVLGTCCRGLETSCRGLRTSCRGLGTSCRGLGTSCRGLRTSCGGLGTNCRGLRTSCRGLRTSCGGLWTSCGGLGTNCRGLRTSCGGLRTSCGGLVTSCRGLWTSCGGLGTNCRGLVTSCRGLVTSCRGLWTSCRGLGTSCRGLRTSCRGLRTSCGGLGTNCRGLVTSCGGLVTSCRGLGTSCRGLRTSCRGLRTSCGGLGTNCRGLVTSCRGLRTSCGGLWTSCGGLGTNCRGLRTSCGGLVTSCRGLWTSCGGLGTNCRGLVTSCRGLRTSCGGLVTSCRGLVTSCRGLWTSCGGLGTNCRGLVTSCRGLWTSCKCLGTSCKCFGTSFRVLRTSCRGLGTSCKGPGSSFSGLGTSCRILLTSCRSLGTSCRGLGTSCRILLTSYRDLGISYRGLNSETDDPDNDFMKYYK, encoded by the exons ATGTCTGGGGAGTATAGTTTCAGAGTTCTGGGGACTTGTTGTAGAGGCCTTGAgactagttgtagaggtctgaggactagttgtagaggtctggggactagttgcagaggtctggggactagttgcagAG GTCTGAGGACTAGTTGTGGAGGTCTGGGGACTAATTGCAGAGGTCTGAGGACTAGTTGCAGAGGTCTGAGGACTAGTTGTGGAGGTCTGTGGACTAGTTGTGGAGGTCTGGGGACTAATTGCAGAGGTCTGAGGACTAGTTGTGGAGGTCTGAGGACTAGTTGTGGAGGTCTGGTGACTAGTTGCAGAGGTCTGTGGACTAGTTGTGGAGGTCTGGGGACTAATTGCAGAGGTCTGGTGACTAGTTGCAGAGGTCTGGTGACTAGTTGCAGAGGTCTGTGGACTAGTTGCAGAG gtctggggactagttgcagag GTCTGAGGACTAGTTGCAGAGGTCTGAGGACTAGTTGTGGAGGTCTGGGGACTAATTGCAGAGGTCTGGTGACTAGTTGTGGAGGTCTGGTGACTAGTtgcagaggtctggggactagttgcagag GTCTGAGGACTAGTTGCAGAGGTCTGAGGACTAGTTGTGGAGGTCTGGGGACTAATTGCAGAGGTCTGGTGACTAGTTGCAGAGGTCTGAGGACTAGTTGTGGAGGTCTGTGGACTAGTTGTGGAGGTCTGGGGACTAATTGCAGAGGTCTGAGGACTAGTTGTGGAGGTCTGGTGACTAGTTGCAGAGGTCTGTGGACTAGTTGTGGAGGTCTGGGGACTAATTGCAGAGGTCTGGTGACTAGTTGCAGAGGTCTGAGGACTAGTTGTGGAGGTCTGGTGACTAGTTGCAGAGGTCTGGTGACTAGTTGCAGAGGTCTGTGGACTAGTTGTGGAGGTCTGGGGACTAATTGCAGAGGTCTGGTGACTAGTTGCAGAGGTCTGTGGACTAGTTGCAAATGTCTTGGGACTAGTTGCAAATGTTTTGGGACTAGTTTCAGAGTTCTGCGGACTAGTTGTAGAGGCCTGGGAACTAGTTGCAAAGGTCCGGGGAGTAGTTTCAGtggtctggggactagttgtagaATTTTGTTGACTAGTTGCAGAAGTCTGGGGACCAGTTGTAGAGGTCTGGGGACGAGTTGCAGAATTCTGTTGACTAGCTACAGAGATCTAGGGATCAGTTACAGAGGTCTGAATTCTGAAACAGACGACCCTGACAATGattttatgaaatattataaatga
- the LOC119500909 gene encoding keratin-associated protein 5-4-like isoform X11 yields the protein MSGEYSFRVLGTCCRGLETSCRGLRTSCRGLGTSCRGLRTSCGGLGTNCRGLRTSCRGLGTNCRGLRTSCGGLRTSCGGLVTSCRGLWTSCGGLGTNCRGLVTSCRGLVTSCRGLWTSCRGLGTSCRGLRTSCRGLRTSCGGLGTNCRGLVTSCGGLVTSCRGLGTSCRGLRTSCRGLRTSCGGLGTNCRGLVTSCRGLRTSCGGLWTSCGGLGTNCRGLRTSCGGLVTSCRGLWTSCGGLGTNCRGLVTSCRGLRTSCGGLVTSCRGLVTSCRGLWTSCGGLGTNCRGLVTSCRGLWTSCKCLGTSCKCFGTSFRVLRTSCRGLGTSCKGPGSSFSGLGTSCRILLTSCRSLGTSCRGLGTSCRILLTSYRDLGISYRGLNSETDDPDNDFMKYYK from the exons ATGTCTGGGGAGTATAGTTTCAGAGTTCTGGGGACTTGTTGTAGAGGCCTTGAgactagttgtagaggtctgaggactagttgtagaggtctggggactagttgcagag GTCTGAGGACTAGTTGTGGAGGTCTGGGGACTAATTGCAGAGGTCTGAGGACTAGTTGCAGAG GTCTGGGGACTAATTGCAGAGGTCTGAGGACTAGTTGTGGAGGTCTGAGGACTAGTTGTGGAGGTCTGGTGACTAGTTGCAGAGGTCTGTGGACTAGTTGTGGAGGTCTGGGGACTAATTGCAGAGGTCTGGTGACTAGTTGCAGAGGTCTGGTGACTAGTTGCAGAGGTCTGTGGACTAGTTGCAGAG gtctggggactagttgcagag GTCTGAGGACTAGTTGCAGAGGTCTGAGGACTAGTTGTGGAGGTCTGGGGACTAATTGCAGAGGTCTGGTGACTAGTTGTGGAGGTCTGGTGACTAGTtgcagaggtctggggactagttgcagag GTCTGAGGACTAGTTGCAGAGGTCTGAGGACTAGTTGTGGAGGTCTGGGGACTAATTGCAGAGGTCTGGTGACTAGTTGCAGAGGTCTGAGGACTAGTTGTGGAGGTCTGTGGACTAGTTGTGGAGGTCTGGGGACTAATTGCAGAGGTCTGAGGACTAGTTGTGGAGGTCTGGTGACTAGTTGCAGAGGTCTGTGGACTAGTTGTGGAGGTCTGGGGACTAATTGCAGAGGTCTGGTGACTAGTTGCAGAGGTCTGAGGACTAGTTGTGGAGGTCTGGTGACTAGTTGCAGAGGTCTGGTGACTAGTTGCAGAGGTCTGTGGACTAGTTGTGGAGGTCTGGGGACTAATTGCAGAGGTCTGGTGACTAGTTGCAGAGGTCTGTGGACTAGTTGCAAATGTCTTGGGACTAGTTGCAAATGTTTTGGGACTAGTTTCAGAGTTCTGCGGACTAGTTGTAGAGGCCTGGGAACTAGTTGCAAAGGTCCGGGGAGTAGTTTCAGtggtctggggactagttgtagaATTTTGTTGACTAGTTGCAGAAGTCTGGGGACCAGTTGTAGAGGTCTGGGGACGAGTTGCAGAATTCTGTTGACTAGCTACAGAGATCTAGGGATCAGTTACAGAGGTCTGAATTCTGAAACAGACGACCCTGACAATGattttatgaaatattataaatga